From Betaproteobacteria bacterium:
GACATCGCCACGCAGCAGGCGACACCGGCGATGCCCAGCAGCGATTGCAGCGCGCCGGGCGACATACCGAGCGGGCGGCTGAAATGGCTTGGCGCCGGCGTGACGGCGGCGCGTGTCGCCTGCGGGGCGGCGGCATCGGCGAACAGCGCGGGCGCGGGGCGGCGCAGGACGGTGATGAGGGGCAGCATGACCACCACGCAGAAGATGCCCATGCCGGTGTAGGTCTGGCGCCAGCCATAGGTTGCGACATAGTGCTGCAGCACCGGCGACCAGACCGCGCCGGCAAGATAATTGCCGCTCATGCAGATCGCAAGCGCGATGCCGCGCCGGCGCGTGAACCATTTCGACGTGTCCGCGATCAACGGCGCGAACGTCGCTGACGTGCCGAGCAGCCCGATCAGTAGGCCTTGCGCGAGGCTGAACTGCCAGATGGTCGTCGCCGAGCCGGCGGTGATATAGCCCAGGCAAAGGAAGATCGCACCGATGACTGCGGGCAGCGCCACCCCGAAGCGGTCGGAGAGGCGACCCATCAACACCCCGCCGAGCCCGAAACCGATCATCGCCAGCGTGTAGGGGAGCGATGCCTCGCCGCGGCTAACATGGAACTCCGCCTGGATCTTCGGCAGCACGATGGAGACCGTGTACATGCCCGAGCCGCCGATCGTCATCAGCGCGAGACAGACCCAGAGACGCGTCCAGGCGTAGGCCGATTCGATTTGCGTGGATGATGTCTGCGTGCTCATCGGGGTCGATTGCGGCGCTCCGGTGCGCCTCTGCGCCGGGGGAACACGGTGTCCGCTTGCGCGCCACCGCATGAAATAGCATCGATCGGCAGCGCCGTAAAGAGCCCATGTCCCTGCTTGCCTGTCACCGCCCGTGATTCATCCTTGCCAGACCGCATATCCCTGCGCCCGCAACGCGATCGCAAGCTCGACTTCCATCTCGCGCGCGGCCTCGTAGGGCATCGGATTGGCGTAGGCATAGAGCTTGGGCAGCAGACGAACGCCGTAATGCTGGACGAACACGTTCGCCTGGATCCCGGCCTTGTGCTTGGCGAACCGCTGCTGCGGCGTGAGCCCCGTCATGCCGACGTAGAGGCAGGGCTTCAGCATGTCGCGGTTTGGATTGGCCCGGCGGAAGCGGGCGCTATTGAGCACCCGAGGATCGAGCTCCACGACGTAAACGTTGTGACGATACCTGGGATTGCGGGTGGCCATTCGAGTGTGGATCGCGATATCGGCGCACTGGCATGCTGCCGTCCGAAGGCGGGTGCGCCGTCGCGGGACTGACTGCGCACCATCCCGCCGGCACCAGTTCTTCGACCGGCTGCGTTCCCTTCCTCTCATGAGAGCTCCGTGGCAGGAGGGGAAGGCTTACGTCATCCCCTCCTCTCATGAGGAGGGGCGGCGCGTAGCGCCGGGGGTAAGGCCGGGAATTCGCGGACCATGGTCCGCGCCGGGCGAACGGCATCGGCCTGTATGCCGATGCGCGCCCTGCAAGGGGTGTGGTTTCTGCGACCGAACCGACCACCCCGTCCGCGACCGTGTCGCGTCCCGCCCCTCCTTGACAGGAGGAGAAATCAGAACCTTCCCTGCCTCCTTGACAGGGGAAATCAGAACCTTCCCCACGCTCTCAGATCTTCAGCGATACCGGCGACGGCAGCGGCTTCCCGGAGAAG
This genomic window contains:
- a CDS encoding MFS transporter — its product is MSTQTSSTQIESAYAWTRLWVCLALMTIGGSGMYTVSIVLPKIQAEFHVSRGEASLPYTLAMIGFGLGGVLMGRLSDRFGVALPAVIGAIFLCLGYITAGSATTIWQFSLAQGLLIGLLGTSATFAPLIADTSKWFTRRRGIALAICMSGNYLAGAVWSPVLQHYVATYGWRQTYTGMGIFCVVVMLPLITVLRRPAPALFADAAAPQATRAAVTPAPSHFSRPLGMSPGALQSLLGIAGVACCVAMS